In Candidatus Acidulodesulfobacterium acidiphilum, the following proteins share a genomic window:
- a CDS encoding DUF1957 domain-containing protein, with protein sequence MFDANRKNTGKWLPVLHFHLPYVRHPESSKYLEEEWYFEAVTETYLPLLECFDNLENDGVDFNLTMSLTPTLLSMMNDDLLSERLKDYIAVRLKVLDEEAFRTEGDPEFHPVTLFYRKRYRGWYEKIKDNGGKYLINGFLKHFRNGHLDIITSSATHAFLISMVGEPEAIAAQIEVGIETHKNILGVTPNGIWLPECGYTEGFDGILNKYGLYYTFLDRHGIDFAKPNPVNGCFSHIITPFNVVMFGRDPESSRQVWSSKEGYPGTPVYREFYRDIGFDLDLPHLTPLRHGSLKTFTGLKYYAITGQGNYKEAYRPSAAKRKAYEHGAQFVYHRELQTQYLKNYIDEPVVTSMYDAELFGHWWFEGPWWLEAVFRRINENSFVKSAKAIDIADEAIFKLNGLLKKYDDEKSYLELVENINRNNAKNGIFIAQPATSSWGGGGYAEVWLNGKNDVIQPFLSDIASVLIDICKNGINRVKYPEVLNQGARELILAQSSDWPFMLTTGQAVSYAERRVKAHLVRAKRCILMAVGEERMDNDWFNDISDKDNIFPKLDALSLYGKDIC encoded by the coding sequence ATGTTTGATGCAAATAGAAAAAATACAGGCAAGTGGCTGCCCGTATTGCATTTTCATCTTCCTTACGTCAGGCATCCGGAAAGCTCAAAATATTTAGAAGAAGAGTGGTATTTTGAAGCCGTTACGGAAACATATCTGCCCTTACTAGAATGTTTCGACAACCTTGAAAACGACGGCGTGGATTTTAATCTAACTATGTCGTTAACCCCTACGCTTTTAAGCATGATGAACGACGACCTGCTTTCGGAGCGGCTCAAAGATTATATAGCCGTGAGGCTTAAAGTTCTCGACGAAGAGGCTTTCAGGACGGAAGGCGACCCCGAATTCCATCCGGTAACGCTGTTTTACAGGAAGAGATACAGGGGTTGGTATGAAAAAATTAAAGATAACGGAGGAAAATATCTTATAAACGGCTTCCTGAAGCATTTTCGCAACGGACATTTAGATATTATAACTTCTTCCGCTACGCATGCTTTTTTAATTTCCATGGTCGGCGAACCAGAAGCTATAGCCGCTCAAATAGAAGTCGGCATAGAAACGCATAAAAATATACTCGGCGTTACTCCCAATGGTATATGGCTGCCGGAATGCGGTTATACGGAAGGTTTTGACGGTATTCTTAATAAATACGGACTATATTATACTTTTTTGGACAGGCACGGCATAGATTTTGCCAAACCTAATCCGGTTAACGGATGTTTTTCCCATATAATAACCCCTTTTAACGTAGTAATGTTCGGCAGGGACCCCGAAAGTTCCAGGCAGGTCTGGTCGTCTAAAGAAGGGTATCCTGGAACTCCCGTTTACAGGGAGTTTTATAGAGACATAGGTTTTGACTTAGATTTGCCGCATTTGACTCCTTTGAGACACGGAAGCCTTAAAACTTTCACCGGACTGAAGTATTACGCGATTACGGGGCAGGGTAATTATAAAGAAGCATACAGGCCTTCTGCGGCTAAGCGCAAGGCATACGAACACGGCGCCCAGTTTGTCTATCATAGGGAACTGCAGACTCAGTATTTAAAAAATTATATAGACGAACCCGTAGTGACTTCTATGTACGATGCAGAACTTTTCGGACACTGGTGGTTTGAAGGCCCGTGGTGGCTTGAAGCCGTTTTTAGAAGAATTAACGAAAACAGTTTCGTAAAATCGGCAAAAGCAATAGACATAGCAGATGAAGCAATTTTCAAACTTAACGGTCTTTTAAAAAAATACGACGACGAAAAGTCATATCTTGAATTAGTCGAAAATATCAACAGAAATAATGCAAAAAACGGCATTTTTATCGCACAGCCCGCAACTTCGTCTTGGGGAGGCGGCGGTTATGCGGAGGTTTGGCTGAACGGAAAAAACGATGTAATACAGCCTTTTTTGTCCGACATTGCTTCCGTTCTTATAGATATTTGCAAAAACGGTATTAATCGTGTAAAATATCCCGAAGTCTTAAATCAGGGCGCAAGGGAACTGATACTTGCGCAATCCAGCGACTGGCCTTTTATGCTGACTACAGGACAGGCGGTCAGTTATGCCGAAAGGAGAGTCAAAGCCCATTTAGTCAGGGCAAAACGATGCATTTTAATGGCGGTAGGCGAAGAACGTATGGATAACGACTGGTTTAACGATATTTCAGATAAAGATAATATCTTTCCTAAACTTGACGCCTTAAGTTTATACGGAAAGGATATATGCTGA